The Argentina anserina chromosome 3, drPotAnse1.1, whole genome shotgun sequence genome includes a region encoding these proteins:
- the LOC126788345 gene encoding probable glutathione S-transferase parC, producing the protein MMKAEVTLLDCWVSPFCMRVKIALEEKGVAYESQAEDLFGGKSELLLTSTPHGKVPVLLHNEKPVSESAIIVAYIDETWTSSSFLPPCAYGRAQARFWADYIDKKVFDAGKAIFLGKGEEVEVAKKDFIEVIKTLEKALGDKHFFGGDTFGFVDIIGIAMTSWFPAYEKYGCFKLEEHCPKFSAWIERSSQRKSVAKVIPEAEKVLGFVAMFRQMMGVQD; encoded by the exons ATGATGAAGGCAGAGGTTACTCTTTTGGACTGTTGGGTTAGCCCATTCTGCATGAGGGTGAAAATCGCTTTGGAAGAAAAGGGTGTTGCATATGAAAGCCAGGCTGAGGATTTGTTTGGAGGCAAGAGTGAACTTCTGCTTACATCAACCCCTCATGGCAAGGTGCCTGTGTTGCTCCACAATGAGAAACCTGTGTCCGAGTCCGCCATCATTGTTGCCTACATTGATGAAACTTGGACATCTTCCTCATTTCTACCACCCTGTGCCTACGGCCGAGCTCAGGCAAGGTTTTGGGCTGACTACATCGACAAAAAG GTGTTTGATGCGGGCAAAGCCATCTTTTTGGGCAAAGGAGAAGAAGTAGAGGTCGCGAAGAAGGACTTCATTGAGGTTATAAAGACTCTAGAGAAGGCTTTGGGGGATAAGCATTTCTTTGGTGGTGATACTTTTGGTTTCGTCGACATCATAGGCATTGCTATGACGAGTTGGTTCCCCGCTTATGAGAAATATGGGTGCTTCAAGCTTGAAGAACACTGCCCCAAATTCTCAGCTTGGATCGAGAGGAGCTCGCAGAGAAAGAGTGTAGCCAAGGTCATTCCAGAGGCAGAGAAGGTCCTTGGATTTGTGGCCATGTTTAGGCAGATGATGGGAGTACAAGACTGA